In Thermodesulforhabdus norvegica, the DNA window TCAGGCCAGGTGGGTTGCTGATCTTCTGGCAAGTAGAGGCCACAGTGTAACCACAGGGCCCTTTCGCCCTGATCAATTTTATATGAAGGAACTTCTCGGCTCAACCAGACCCGATTGTATCTTCAACCTTGTGGAAACCGTTAACGGATCTGGGAAATACTCTTATCTGGCCGCTCAATTTTGCGAACAGGAAGGAATTCCTTATACCGGAAGCAGTGCCCGAACGATTTTCATAACGAGTAACAAATGCGAAACGAAAACCCTGTTGGCTTCAAAAGGGCTTCCCGTTCCCAGGACTTTATGGCCTTCGGAGCGAGCAGATAGTTCCGACGGAGCCCGTAAGGCAATCATTAAACCCCTATGGGAAGATGGATCGGTCGGGCTTACTAGCAGCTCCGTTATCAACTTGGCCGACCTGGATTGGAGTGATCCGGGTAAGGCTGTAAACGGTCGTTTTTCCGAGGGTGAGCTTTTCGTCGAGGAGTACGTAGAAGGACGGGAATTTAAGGTGTCTCTTATTTCCCTGCGGGGATGTGTTAAAGTTCTTCCCGTCGCAGAGATCTTGTTCAGAGATTTCGGGAAAGAGGAGCCCAAAATACTCGACTATGAGGCCAAATGGTGTCCCGAGTCCCCGTCCTATAAACGTAATATACGGGAATTTGGCGTCGAACAGAGAGAACCGGTTCTGGCCGAAAGGTTGACAGACCTCTCTCT includes these proteins:
- a CDS encoding D-alanine--D-alanine ligase family protein, whose product is MRVLVLHSDISDHAPPDELDTLVQARWVADLLASRGHSVTTGPFRPDQFYMKELLGSTRPDCIFNLVETVNGSGKYSYLAAQFCEQEGIPYTGSSARTIFITSNKCETKTLLASKGLPVPRTLWPSERADSSDGARKAIIKPLWEDGSVGLTSSSVINLADLDWSDPGKAVNGRFSEGELFVEEYVEGREFKVSLISLRGCVKVLPVAEILFRDFGKEEPKILDYEAKWCPESPSYKRNIREFGVEQREPVLAERLTDLSLLCWQILKLRGYARIDFRVDKRGQPWIIEVNANPCLSPDAGFMAALGEAGIDPEDAVESILVDSMMRR